In the genome of Marivivens sp. LCG002, the window CGGCGGACGCTTGCCGATCACCCCGCCGACAACGGGGATAAAGATCAGCGCCATGAACAAGGATGCCGTCAGCGTCAGGATCACTGTGATCGGCAAATATTTCATGAATTCGCCCACAACCCCGTTCCAGAACAGGAGCGGAAAGAACACGCTGAGCGTTGTGGCAGCCGAAGCGATGATCGGCCAAGCCATGCGCTTGGCGGCGGCGGAATAGGCTTCCTTGGGCGTGAACCCGTCCTGAAGTTTGCGATCGGCGTATTCGGTCGTCACGATCGCGCCGTCAACAAGCATACCGACCACAAGGATCAGAGCGAAAAGCACCACGATGTTCATCGTGTATCCCATGATCCAGATCGCGGCGACGCCCGCAAGGAACGCCCCCGGAATCGAGAGACCGACAAGGATCGCAGAGCGGATACCAAGCGACCAAACCACCACGATCATCACAAGAATGATTGCCGCAATCACGTTGGCCTCAAGATCGCTGAGCATGGATTTCACCTGCTCGCTTTCATCCTGCATATAGCGGACTGTCACACTCTCGGGCCATTCTTTCGAGGCTTCCTCGACCAGTGCGCGCACTTCTTGCACCGTTTCGATGATGTTCGAGCCAGAACGCTTTTTGACCTCGAGAGCAAGCGCGGGTTGGCCGTTGATACGGGCAAATCCGCTCGGGTCCTCAAACGTGCGGCGCACCGTGGCGACATCGGCAAAGGTCACGACCGTATCCCCGCGCACCTTCACGGGAAGCGCCATCACGTCGCTGATGTCCTCGATAAGTCCGGGCACCTTGAGCACGACGCGCCCTGCGCCGTTTTCGATCGCGCCGGCGGCAATAAGACTGTTGTTGCGGCTGATCTGACCGATCAACTCTTCAAAGGAAATGCCATAGGTCTCGAATGCGGTCGGTTCGATGAGCACTTCAAGAAGCTCGACGCGCTCGCCGCCGATATCCACCTCGAGAACGCCCTCGAGCGCTTCGAATTTATCCTTGAGGTCGTTCGCGATCTTGTTGAGCGTCCGTTCGGGGACAGGGCCCGACAGAATGGCGGTCAGGATCGGGAAAAGCGCCGTGTTGATCTCGGTCACGGTCGGGTCGGTCGCATCCTGCGGAAGATCGTTCTTGGCCCGATCGACTGCGTCGCGCACGTTCTTGAGGGCCTCTTCGGAATCAAAGCCTGCTTCAAACTCGAGCTGGACGCTGGCATGGCCCTCGCTCCCCGTGCCGGTGATCTTTTTCAGACCCGAAATAGAGCTGAGTTCCGTCTCCAACGGCTCCACAAGCAAACGCTCGCTGTCTTCGGGCGAAATCCCGTCGATCGACGTCGAAACATAGATAATCGGGATCGGCACTTCGGGAGCCGATTCCTTGGGGATGGACACGTAAGACAAAGCGCCAACGGCCAGAATCGCGATCAGCGTCAGAAAGACAACGCGGGTTCGGCTAAATGCAGCGTCAATCAGTCCGTTCATTACGCGCCCTCTCCTTCAGCGACGATCGGTTTGACCGTTTCGCCATCATTTACAAAGGCTTGACCAATGGTAATGAGGTTGATGCTCTCGGGAAGACCCGAAACCCAGATGCCGTCGGTCTGCGCCTGAACGATGCTCACCTCGTGGAATTCGACCTTGTTGTCGGCGTCGACCGCCTTCACCCCGAGCGTTCCTTCGGTATCGAGCGACAGGATCGCGGGCGACACGAAATGCGCCATCAATTCGCCTGTCGAGATTTTGACCTGAGCCGATACGCCTGCGGGGATAAGACCGTCTTCGTTGGCAATCTCGATCTCGGCGGCAAAGGTGCGCGTCGAAGCATCGGCGCTGCTGCCGATAAAGTTCACACGGCCTTCGACTTCCTCACCCGTGATGAGGCTCACAGTGGCAAGCTGGCCGACCTTGATCTTGGAACGCGATTGCTGCGGGATCTGGATCGTGACGGTCAAGGGCATGTTGTCGACGATGCGCGCAACTTGCGAGCCTGCGGACACAAACTCGCCCTCGTTGATGTCAAGCTCTTCAAGACGGCCGGCAAAAGGCGCTTTGACCTCGGCATTGGACACCGCATCCTCGGCAGAGACCAGATTCGCTTCCGCCGAAGCAAGACCAGCCTTGGCGGCCGTCACGCGATCCGCCGTGGCGATGCCGCGTTGCTGAAGCTCGAGCGCATTGTCGTATTCGCGCTGTGCCTGCACAAGGCTCTCTTGCGCACGAACAAGATTCGCCTGCGCCGTGGCGGTATCAAAGCGGGCGATGACCTGATCGCGCTCCACCATATCCCCCTTGGAGACCAGAAGTTCGGCGATATCTCCCGACAAGCCGACCCGCAGGATGGTGTCACGATCGGGCACGGCCTGACCTTCTGCGGTAAAGACCTCGGGCACGAGCGAAGCGGTAGAGCTCTCGACCGCCACACTCACAAGGCTGACATCGACGGGCGCCTTGTCGGGCTCGGCCTGCGTTGCAGGGGCGATAAAGCCGCTGCCCATCCAGCCGACGATGGCAAGGGTCAAACCACTGGCCAACCATTTGGAGCGTGACGCCCCTTTGTCGGTTTCAAAGTTGAGCACCTGAGGCTGGTCTTCCGTCTTAGTCATTTTTCAATTCTCCCCGCTCGAAGCGTTCGGCCTCGGCATCATTCTTCGCTTTGCATGCGCAAATCGTCACAAGAGCGCGGTCCACACTCTCTATCAGTCCTATGTAAAAATCTTTAAAGCCGCTGAGCCGATCCCGAATATCCGGTCGTGCGGTCGGCACGAGATCGAGGGTCTCACCGATTTCTCGCTGGGCCAACTCGGCGCGCGTTTTGACGCCCCGCAGCATGTTGGCATGTGCGTCCTCGGCGACGATGAAAAAATCGCCGCGTTTGCCGTGAACGCCCATACGGCGGATGAGCCCCCGCTCTTCAAGAAGACGCACCGAGGCACTCACACTTCCGCGGCTCACATCAAGATAGGTCGCAAGATCGCCAAAGCTGATCGGACGGGCGTCGAAAATCAACACACCAAGAACCCGCCCGGCAATCCGAGGAAGGTTTTCCCGCTGTGCAATCATTCCCATTTTTTCGATAAAGTCCTCGCGCGCGGCGCGGACATCATCCTCTACCGATACCATCGGCTCAGTCCTTTTCTGCATCGGCATTGGATATAGATGCTGCAGGCGCAAAGTCCAGAGTGTTCAGTAAAAACTGAACAAAAAAATGTAAATTCGCGAAAATACGTTACGCAACGGCCACTTACAACGCATCCGGACCTGCCCGAGTCAAATATTTCACTCGATTTGACGGATTGGCTGTGAAAATTTTTACAAAAAAATTCTGTTAACGACAGAACTTGCGCTTAACTTCACAAATTTTCATGTAATAACACTTTTGTGACGAAGGGGAGATCGTCAAAGATTTTTCAAGTGGGGAGGCTACCCGATGACCGACAAGACCTATGCGCCGAGTGCGGCGTTTTCTGCTGGGGCGCATGCCGATAAGGCGAAGTATGAGGCGATGTATGCGGCTTCCGTGTCCGATCCCGAAGGGTTCTGGGGCGCCGAAGGCAAGCGTCTGGACTGGATCAAGCCCTATACCAAGGTCAAGAACACCACCTTCGAGCACGGCAAGGTCGACATCAAATGGTTCGAGGACGGCGTTCTGAACGTTGCCTACAACTGCATCGACCGCCATCTTGCGACCCGCGGCGAGCAGACGGCGATCATCTTCGAGCCCGACAACCCCGATGATCCCGCCCAATACATCACCTACAACGAGCTTTCGGACAAGGTGAACCGCTTTGCCAACGTTCTTCTGTCCCAAGGCGTGATGCGCGGCGACCGCGTGGTGATCTATCTTCCGATGATCCCCGAGGCCGCCTATGCCATGCTCGCCTGTGCCCGCATCGGCGCGATCCACTCGATCGTCTTTGCAGGCTTCTCTCCCGATGCTCTGGCCAACCGCATCAACGATTCCGAAGCCAAGGTCGTCATCACCGCCGACACCGCCCCGCGCGGCGGCCGCCGCACCGCGCTCAAGGCCAACACCGATGCCGCATTGCTGCATTGCTCGGACAAGGTGCGCTGCCTCGTGGTCAAGCACACAGGCGACCAGACCACCTGGATCGACGGCCGCGATGTCGACGTCAAGGCGCTGATGGAAACCGCCGCGCCCGACTGCCCGCCCCGTCCGATGAACGCCGAAGATCCGCTCTTCGTCCTTTACACCTCGGGCTCCACCGGCAAGCCCAAGGGCGTCGTCCATTCCTCGGGCGGCTATCTGCTGTATGCGGCGATGACCCATCAATACACCTTCGATTACCACGAGGGCGACATCTACTGGTGCACCGCCGATGTGGGCTGGGTCACCGGTCACTCCTATATCGTCTACGGCCCGCTCGCCAACGGCGGCACCTCGCTCATGTTCGAAGGCGTGCCCACCTATCCCGACGCAGGCCGCTTCTGGGCCGTCTGCGAAAAGCACAAGGTGAACCAGTTCTACACCGCCCCCACCGCGATCCGCTCGCTCATGGGTCAGGGCAAGGAATGGGTCGAGAAATACGATCTCTCCTCGATCAAGGTGCTCGGCACCGTCGGCGAGCCGATCAACCCCGAGGCCTGGAACTGGTATAACGATGTGGTCGGCAAGGGCCGCGCCCCCATCGTCGACACCTGGTGGCAGACCGAAACGGGCGGCCATATGCTCACCCCGCTTCCGGGCGCCACCGCGACCAAGCCGGGGTCGGCCACCCTGCCCTTCTTCGGCGTGCAGCCCGTGCTTCTCGACCCCGTCACGGGCAAGGAAATCACCGAGACCGCAGCCGAGGGCGTTCTGGCGATCAAGGACAGCTGGCCCGGCCAGATGCGCACCGTCTGGGGCGACCACGAGCGCTTCATGCAGACCTACTTCAGCGACTTCAAAGGCTATTACTTCACAGGTGACGGCTGCCGCCGCGATGCGGACGGCTATTACTGGATCACCGGCCGCGTCGATGACGTGAT includes:
- the acs gene encoding acetate--CoA ligase, with protein sequence MTDKTYAPSAAFSAGAHADKAKYEAMYAASVSDPEGFWGAEGKRLDWIKPYTKVKNTTFEHGKVDIKWFEDGVLNVAYNCIDRHLATRGEQTAIIFEPDNPDDPAQYITYNELSDKVNRFANVLLSQGVMRGDRVVIYLPMIPEAAYAMLACARIGAIHSIVFAGFSPDALANRINDSEAKVVITADTAPRGGRRTALKANTDAALLHCSDKVRCLVVKHTGDQTTWIDGRDVDVKALMETAAPDCPPRPMNAEDPLFVLYTSGSTGKPKGVVHSSGGYLLYAAMTHQYTFDYHEGDIYWCTADVGWVTGHSYIVYGPLANGGTSLMFEGVPTYPDAGRFWAVCEKHKVNQFYTAPTAIRSLMGQGKEWVEKYDLSSIKVLGTVGEPINPEAWNWYNDVVGKGRAPIVDTWWQTETGGHMLTPLPGATATKPGSATLPFFGVQPVLLDPVTGKEITETAAEGVLAIKDSWPGQMRTVWGDHERFMQTYFSDFKGYYFTGDGCRRDADGYYWITGRVDDVINVSGHRMGTAEVESALVAHAKVAEAAVVGFPHDIKGQGIYAYVTLMNGEEPSDALRAELEKWVRTEIGPIAKPDFIQWAPGLPKTRSGKIMRRILRKIAENDTGSLGDTSTLADPSVVEELIANSLYNTAK
- a CDS encoding efflux RND transporter periplasmic adaptor subunit, which codes for MTKTEDQPQVLNFETDKGASRSKWLASGLTLAIVGWMGSGFIAPATQAEPDKAPVDVSLVSVAVESSTASLVPEVFTAEGQAVPDRDTILRVGLSGDIAELLVSKGDMVERDQVIARFDTATAQANLVRAQESLVQAQREYDNALELQQRGIATADRVTAAKAGLASAEANLVSAEDAVSNAEVKAPFAGRLEELDINEGEFVSAGSQVARIVDNMPLTVTIQIPQQSRSKIKVGQLATVSLITGEEVEGRVNFIGSSADASTRTFAAEIEIANEDGLIPAGVSAQVKISTGELMAHFVSPAILSLDTEGTLGVKAVDADNKVEFHEVSIVQAQTDGIWVSGLPESINLITIGQAFVNDGETVKPIVAEGEGA
- a CDS encoding MarR family transcriptional regulator, with the protein product MVSVEDDVRAAREDFIEKMGMIAQRENLPRIAGRVLGVLIFDARPISFGDLATYLDVSRGSVSASVRLLEERGLIRRMGVHGKRGDFFIVAEDAHANMLRGVKTRAELAQREIGETLDLVPTARPDIRDRLSGFKDFYIGLIESVDRALVTICACKAKNDAEAERFERGELKND